A single genomic interval of Zunongwangia sp. HGR-M22 harbors:
- a CDS encoding fatty acid desaturase family protein: MDLSQPNIRFSRIDSAKFFRTLNKRVNTYFKENNLKKTGNWKLHLKTAVMFCMFLSPYFIILTLDISQWWMLLLTVVMGIGMAGVGMNIMHDGNHGSYSSKKWVNKFMGGTIYILAGNVYNWQVQHNVLHHTYTNIHGHDEDLDAGRIIRFSKHAEWRRFHKFQHYYSIFLYGLLTFNWAITTDFKQSRRYLKRKLSYGKMPNPVKQWSTVAITKVIYLAIWILLPMLILSISWWKILIGFFVMHYVAGLILSIVFQLAHVVKDTDMPLPDDTGSMKNTWAIHQLFTTVNFSTKNKIVNWFTGGLNHQVEHHIFPNISHIHYDKIAQIVKQTAQECNLPYNEYKTTRAAIIAHFKYLKEMGAKPAISS, encoded by the coding sequence ATGGATTTATCACAACCTAATATACGATTCTCGAGAATAGATTCTGCTAAATTTTTCAGAACCTTAAATAAACGAGTAAATACTTATTTTAAAGAAAATAACCTTAAGAAAACAGGAAACTGGAAATTGCACTTAAAAACTGCGGTTATGTTTTGCATGTTTTTATCTCCTTATTTTATTATTTTAACCTTAGACATCTCACAATGGTGGATGCTTTTACTTACTGTTGTAATGGGTATAGGCATGGCTGGAGTTGGAATGAATATTATGCATGATGGTAATCATGGATCTTATTCTTCAAAAAAATGGGTAAACAAATTTATGGGCGGCACCATTTATATCTTAGCAGGGAACGTTTACAACTGGCAGGTTCAGCACAATGTGCTTCATCATACATATACCAACATACATGGGCACGACGAAGATCTGGATGCCGGAAGGATAATTCGGTTCTCAAAACATGCCGAATGGAGAAGATTCCACAAATTTCAGCATTATTATTCTATATTTCTATATGGTTTATTAACCTTTAACTGGGCGATTACAACAGACTTTAAACAATCCAGAAGATATTTAAAAAGAAAACTTTCTTACGGAAAAATGCCAAATCCCGTAAAGCAATGGAGTACAGTAGCGATTACCAAAGTTATTTATTTGGCAATTTGGATTTTGCTGCCGATGTTGATATTATCCATTTCTTGGTGGAAAATATTAATTGGATTTTTTGTGATGCATTATGTTGCTGGATTAATACTAAGCATTGTTTTTCAATTAGCACATGTTGTTAAAGATACCGATATGCCTTTACCAGATGATACCGGATCTATGAAAAACACCTGGGCAATCCATCAATTATTTACCACGGTTAATTTTTCAACTAAAAATAAAATAGTAAACTGGTTTACCGGTGGATTAAATCATCAGGTAGAACACCATATATTCCCTAATATTAGTCATATTCATTATGATAAGATTGCCCAAATAGTGAAACAGACTGCACAGGAATGTAATTTACCTTACAACGAATACAAAACCACACGCGCAGCAATTATAGCTCATTTTAAATATTTAAAAGAAATGGGTGCCAAACCTGCAATATCGTCTTAA
- the rsmG gene encoding 16S rRNA (guanine(527)-N(7))-methyltransferase RsmG: MELLRKYFDGLSPQQIAHFEQLEELYKDWNIKINVVSRKDIDELYLRHVLHSLGIAKVQKFKPNANILDVGTGGGFPGIPLAILFPETNFHLVDSIGKKMKVVEEVTAGLGLQNVKTTNDRVENIDGHYDFIISRAVAAMPTFVRWTKGKIAKKNNHDLKNGILYLKGGDLSEELNDYQTAKIYNLTDYFEEDFFETKKVVHLPLKYKG; this comes from the coding sequence TTGGAATTACTCAGGAAATACTTTGATGGACTTAGTCCGCAGCAAATTGCTCATTTCGAGCAGTTGGAAGAACTTTATAAAGATTGGAATATCAAAATTAATGTGGTAAGTAGAAAAGATATAGACGAATTATATTTACGCCACGTTCTGCATTCTTTAGGAATAGCAAAAGTTCAGAAATTTAAACCAAATGCTAATATTCTTGATGTTGGCACTGGTGGTGGATTCCCGGGGATTCCATTAGCAATTCTTTTTCCTGAAACCAATTTTCATTTAGTAGATTCTATTGGTAAAAAGATGAAAGTAGTAGAGGAAGTTACTGCAGGTTTAGGATTACAAAATGTTAAAACAACTAATGATCGAGTTGAGAATATAGATGGTCACTACGATTTTATTATAAGTAGAGCTGTTGCTGCTATGCCAACTTTTGTGAGATGGACCAAAGGAAAAATTGCAAAAAAGAACAATCATGACCTTAAAAACGGAATATTGTATTTAAAAGGCGGTGATCTATCGGAAGAGCTTAATGATTATCAAACTGCGAAAATATACAATCTAACAGATTATTTTGAAGAAGATTTCTTCGAGACAAAAAAGGTGGTTCATTTACCGTTAAAATATAAAGGTTAA
- a CDS encoding LamG-like jellyroll fold domain-containing protein: protein MKKTTFPGAVIILGIFITIFFINQSESFGLEEDLIITSSSTNLTCYNADNGAIDIDVSGGNGNYSYQWTGPNFFTSSTEDIFNLAAGTYTVSITDDAGNSGRESIIISQPEELVLDSFSTSNVSCNGFNDGAIIAESVSGGTAPYQYSIDGNNFSANSNFDNLSAGNYTLTVRDANNCSISRNIEITQPDQLTMTAPSSQNVSCFGGNDGSISAGSVSGGTSPYQFSIDGTSFSTNSNFQNLSAGNYTLTVRDANNCSIATNIEITQPDQLEMTAPSSQNVSCFGGNDGSISAGSVSGGTSPYQYSIDGNNFSTSSNFQNLSAGNYTLTVRDANNCSIATNIEITQPDQLEMTAPSSQNVSCFGGNDGSISAGNVSGGTSPYQYSIDETNFSTSSNFQNLSAGNYTLTVRDANNCSIATNIEITQPDQLEMTAPSSQNVSCFGGNDGSISAGSVSGGTSPYQYSIDGNNFSTSSNFQNLSAGNYTLTVRDANNCSISRNIEITQPDQLEMTAPSSQNVSCFGGNDGSISAGSVSGGTSPYQYSIDGTSFSTNSNFQNLSAGNYTLTVRDQNNCSISTNIQITQPDQLEMTTPNSQNVSCFGGNDGSISAGSVSGGTSPYQYSIDGTSFSTNSNFQNLSAGNYTLTVRDQNNCSISTNIQITQPDQLEMTTPSSQNVSCFGGNDGSISAGSVSGGISPYQYSIDGTSFSTNSNFQNLSAGNYTLTVRDQNNCSISTNIEIIQPDQLEMTAPNSQNVSCFGGNDGSISAGSVSGGTSPYQFSIDGTSFSTNSNFQNLSAGNYTLTVRDANNCSIATNIEIIQPDQLEMTAPNSQNVSCFGGNDGSISAGSVSGGTSPYQYSIDGTSFSTNSNFQNLSAGNYTLTVRDANNCSIATNIEIIQPDQLEMTAPNSQNVSCFGGNDGSISAGSVSGGTSPYQYSIDGTSFSTNSNFQNLSAGNYTLTVRDANNCSIATNIEIIQPDQLEMTAPNSQNVSCFGGNDGSISAGSVSGGTSPYQYSIDGTSFSTNSNFQNLSAGNYTLTVRDANNCSIATNIEITQPDQLTMTAPSSQNVSCFGGNDGSISAGSVSGGTSPYQYSIDGINYQSNRKFSNLFADTYSLTILDNNGCTISQTIRITQPNDLTASSPSVTNVNCFGTSTGKITAGEVNGGTAPFEYSIDNTNFQTDRNFTGLSAGTYTLFIKDANACGIQQLFTIEQPDELISNYNKTDVNCYKEDSGIIQFTKTSGGSGSFEFSIDNGLNWSKSAIFENLKPGSYTLKLRDQNNINCQKLIAENIIISEPSAPVEVSVSTTRTTVFNSKTGTAEANPTGGTPGYTYEWRAEGNSTILATTKKATNLAAGNYKLSVYDKNGCTKTIDVVVNELLKAEILPTSICEGENNVRVSYFEVANGTAYGGVAPYSYTWDFDNDGTYTTDTGLGPHRVTYPSEGNRIITLTVTDAEGFTQDFIYQQYVGECYVDNCGSNDFGIAGYYIGDASGTEITSENCNDGVQKYIYVQLDQNTSRYSLYTEFTYSVKSLETNETTIIREFGCFYEREEIPINARAIPINYQCGDEVSIDNIYLTFSNNKKNACGQSSKSKCFSTNNQEIVFTPLYAKATPNELECYDSELGTIRVQASGGRAPYSYSITSATSGYQKENLFEILKAGSYDVWVKDSEANIFKIPSVVITQPESPITMDFEIQQPVCPGDNATVTVNSSGGTPKIGDEETAYEYLWNDASGSTTKTLNNLEPGQYTITVIDANQCQAIRTINITEPEQLTTAITGEDKVLGCGYYQTTLEANTPEFGSGIWSVVSGPANYNFINPSDPNTNFIGDEGQYVLRWTVFNENCSNYDELNLTISANCNSLDFDGKDDHILIGDSFGMEDKESFTIEAWIKSESNTGIKTILSKRDIQNINAGGYDFIINSGSPTFRWNGNSVSTSHKVGEGIWHHVAVIYKNGNIKLYVDGIPLANKDGNLPTAVPYPFIIGAVHNSTNPDIPSNHFDGWIEELRIWNKSLTEKQLRFLMNQHIAIASNPLRGNAIPINVPGSLNWNDLEAYYQLKGNPEAIAEGLTPEITGNHNNGLIRNITSTQENTAPLPYILNEENQDWTNQTTWYLPTSVNDSKVAEREVWKVPGSYGIDGQTTIDWNIVEISKDIFYPYANSTKPLQVLGLISNAGVLNMMGINPPDGGTGNPLVITDYLKLNGIIDLNGESQLIQTDGSILDPNSTGFIQRDQQGTANSFNYNYWSSPVSSNSVNSGFTIGEVLKDGTDPDNIQDIAFKRQFTWADSKNYTGPKRISTYWLNKFHQIAIYSGWEQINENTILKPGEGYTMKGTSGSVDIYSLQNYTFKGLPNNGNITLGIEPNEIYLMGNPYPSALDGEQFILDNLDKKQVNGATGDKNLFNGAIYLWDHFGDSNSHYLKDYVGGYATLNLIGSVPAIATDELINANNTQSDRRPGKYIPVGQGFFVNSYLDAEISGNITISSGDILFRNEQRVFAKETNSSESHFLKPEIKSKKTSENKTITQADTRQKIRLNYKSPGGMYREIVVGADENATSEFDLGYDAPLYDMQKEDMFWLMKNQALVIQGVPDFNSDRVLDLGVIVRSSAEFYIEIDSLENISSEKEIYLLDRQDSTYFDLRAEKFVATIDSGYYDKRFAITFQKREDPTDEEQENDDDDIPEEDEDTEGNGDETDGESDGEQTEDDEDEAIDDDEKPEPPETPEEDDSYLSGKFRILYLREDDAVYIENPERIEINNILLYGLNGSFIKEFKNIPLVEEIYIPLEKEMSSAVYILKINTTKGVTNLKFVRK from the coding sequence ATGAAGAAAACTACTTTTCCCGGAGCCGTTATTATTTTAGGGATATTTATAACGATTTTTTTCATCAACCAATCAGAATCTTTCGGGTTGGAAGAGGATCTTATTATCACATCTTCATCTACAAATCTAACTTGCTATAATGCCGACAATGGCGCTATAGATATTGATGTTTCCGGAGGAAATGGAAATTACTCATATCAATGGACTGGTCCCAACTTCTTCACTTCCTCTACTGAAGATATTTTTAATCTTGCAGCGGGAACTTATACTGTTTCAATCACAGACGATGCTGGAAACTCAGGTCGTGAATCTATTATTATATCTCAACCAGAAGAATTAGTTCTTGATAGTTTTTCTACCTCTAATGTGAGCTGCAATGGATTTAATGACGGCGCTATAATAGCAGAATCGGTGTCAGGAGGTACCGCACCGTATCAATATTCGATTGATGGAAATAACTTTTCTGCAAACTCAAATTTCGATAATCTTTCCGCAGGAAATTATACCTTGACGGTTCGTGATGCCAATAACTGTTCGATTTCAAGGAATATTGAAATCACGCAGCCTGATCAATTGACAATGACCGCACCTTCTTCACAAAACGTTTCTTGTTTTGGTGGAAATGATGGCAGTATTTCAGCAGGTTCAGTTTCGGGTGGAACTAGTCCGTATCAATTTTCAATTGATGGAACGAGTTTTTCTACGAATTCCAACTTTCAAAATCTTTCCGCAGGAAATTATACGTTGACGGTGCGCGATGCCAATAACTGTTCAATTGCTACGAATATTGAAATTACGCAGCCCGATCAATTGGAAATGACCGCGCCTTCTTCACAAAACGTTTCTTGTTTTGGTGGAAATGACGGAAGTATTTCAGCAGGTTCCGTTTCGGGTGGAACTAGTCCATATCAATATTCGATCGATGGAAATAACTTTTCTACCAGCTCCAACTTTCAAAATCTTTCCGCAGGAAATTATACGTTGACGGTGCGCGATGCCAATAACTGTTCAATTGCTACGAATATTGAAATTACGCAGCCCGATCAATTGGAAATGACCGCGCCTTCTTCACAAAACGTTTCTTGTTTTGGTGGAAATGACGGAAGTATTTCAGCAGGAAATGTTTCGGGTGGAACTAGTCCATATCAATATTCGATCGATGAAACTAACTTTTCTACCAGCTCCAATTTTCAAAATCTTTCCGCAGGAAATTATACGTTGACGGTGCGCGATGCCAATAACTGTTCAATTGCTACGAATATTGAAATTACGCAGCCCGATCAATTGGAAATGACCGCGCCTTCTTCACAAAACGTTTCTTGTTTTGGTGGAAATGACGGAAGTATTTCAGCAGGTTCGGTTTCGGGTGGAACTAGTCCGTATCAATATTCGATTGATGGAAATAACTTTTCTACCAGCTCCAACTTTCAGAATCTTTCCGCAGGAAATTATACCTTGACGGTTCGTGATGCCAATAACTGTTCGATTTCAAGGAATATTGAAATTACGCAGCCCGATCAATTGGAAATGACCGCGCCTTCTTCACAAAACGTTTCTTGTTTTGGTGGAAATGACGGAAGTATTTCAGCAGGTTCAGTTTCGGGTGGAACTAGTCCGTATCAATATTCGATTGATGGAACGAGTTTTTCTACGAATTCCAACTTTCAAAATCTTTCCGCAGGAAATTATACGTTGACGGTGCGCGATCAAAATAACTGTTCAATTTCAACGAATATTCAAATTACGCAGCCCGATCAATTGGAAATGACGACTCCGAATTCACAAAACGTGTCTTGTTTTGGTGGAAATGATGGCAGCATTTCGGCAGGTTCAGTTTCAGGTGGAACTAGTCCGTATCAATATTCAATTGATGGAACGAGTTTTTCTACGAATTCCAACTTTCAAAATCTTTCCGCAGGAAATTATACGTTGACGGTGCGCGATCAAAATAACTGTTCAATTTCAACGAATATTCAAATTACGCAGCCCGATCAATTGGAAATGACAACGCCTTCTTCACAAAACGTTTCTTGTTTTGGTGGAAATGATGGAAGTATCTCAGCAGGTTCAGTTTCAGGAGGAATTAGTCCGTATCAATATTCAATTGATGGAACGAGTTTTTCTACGAATTCCAACTTTCAAAATCTTTCCGCAGGAAATTATACGCTGACGGTTCGCGATCAAAATAACTGTTCAATTTCAACGAATATTGAAATTATCCAGCCTGATCAATTGGAAATGACGGCTCCAAATTCGCAAAACGTTTCTTGTTTTGGTGGAAATGATGGCAGCATTTCAGCAGGTTCAGTTTCAGGTGGAACTAGTCCGTATCAATTTTCAATTGATGGAACGAGTTTTTCTACGAATTCCAACTTTCAAAATCTTTCCGCAGGAAATTATACGCTGACGGTTCGCGATGCCAATAACTGTTCGATTGCTACGAATATTGAAATTATCCAGCCTGATCAATTGGAAATGACGGCTCCAAATTCACAAAACGTTTCTTGTTTTGGTGGAAATGATGGCAGCATTTCAGCAGGTTCCGTTTCAGGCGGAACTAGTCCGTATCAATATTCGATCGATGGAACGAGTTTTTCTACGAATTCCAACTTTCAAAATCTTTCCGCAGGAAATTATACGTTGACGGTTCGCGATGCCAATAACTGTTCGATTGCTACGAATATTGAAATTATCCAGCCTGATCAATTGGAAATGACGGCTCCAAATTCGCAAAACGTTTCTTGTTTTGGTGGAAATGATGGCAGCATTTCGGCAGGTTCCGTTTCAGGTGGAACTAGTCCATATCAATATTCGATTGATGGAACGAGTTTTTCTACGAATTCCAACTTTCAAAATCTTTCCGCAGGAAATTATACGCTGACGGTTCGCGATGCCAATAACTGTTCGATTGCTACGAATATTGAAATTATCCAGCCTGATCAATTGGAAATGACGGCTCCAAATTCGCAAAACGTTTCTTGTTTTGGTGGAAATGATGGCAGCATTTCAGCAGGTTCCGTTTCAGGTGGAACTAGTCCATATCAATATTCGATCGATGGAACGAGTTTTTCTACGAATTCCAACTTTCAAAATCTTTCCGCAGGAAATTATACACTTACGGTTCGCGATGCCAATAACTGTTCGATTGCTACGAACATTGAAATTACGCAGCCTGATCAATTGACAATGACCGCACCTTCTTCACAAAACGTGTCTTGTTTTGGTGGAAATGATGGAAGTATCTCAGCAGGTTCAGTTTCGGGTGGAACTAGTCCGTATCAATATTCGATTGATGGAATTAATTATCAATCGAATAGAAAATTCAGCAATTTATTTGCCGACACATATTCTTTAACAATTTTAGATAATAATGGTTGTACTATTAGTCAAACTATACGAATAACTCAACCAAATGATCTTACTGCTTCATCTCCATCGGTAACAAACGTAAATTGTTTTGGAACTTCTACGGGTAAAATAACCGCTGGAGAGGTTAATGGCGGAACAGCGCCATTTGAGTATTCTATCGATAATACTAATTTTCAAACTGATAGAAATTTCACCGGCTTGAGCGCTGGTACGTATACGCTTTTTATTAAAGATGCTAATGCCTGCGGTATCCAGCAACTATTCACCATAGAACAGCCAGACGAACTTATTTCTAATTATAATAAAACCGATGTTAATTGCTATAAGGAAGACTCAGGTATTATTCAGTTTACTAAAACATCTGGCGGTAGCGGTAGTTTCGAATTCAGCATTGATAACGGTTTAAATTGGTCAAAATCGGCTATTTTTGAAAATTTAAAACCAGGTTCATATACGCTAAAATTAAGAGATCAAAACAATATAAACTGCCAAAAATTAATCGCAGAAAATATAATAATAAGTGAGCCAAGTGCTCCTGTAGAAGTATCTGTTTCTACCACCCGAACTACAGTTTTTAACTCTAAAACAGGAACCGCCGAGGCCAATCCAACCGGAGGAACTCCTGGTTATACTTACGAATGGCGAGCTGAAGGAAATTCTACAATATTAGCTACAACAAAAAAAGCAACAAATCTTGCTGCAGGTAATTATAAGCTTAGTGTATATGACAAAAATGGATGTACCAAAACTATTGATGTTGTAGTAAATGAATTACTAAAGGCAGAAATTTTACCAACTTCTATTTGTGAAGGAGAAAACAATGTTCGGGTAAGTTATTTTGAAGTAGCAAATGGTACGGCTTATGGAGGCGTAGCGCCATACTCATATACCTGGGATTTCGACAACGATGGAACGTATACGACAGATACCGGATTAGGTCCTCACAGAGTGACCTACCCATCTGAAGGAAACCGAATTATCACATTAACGGTCACCGATGCTGAAGGGTTTACCCAAGATTTTATATACCAACAATACGTTGGTGAGTGTTATGTAGACAACTGCGGATCTAATGATTTTGGTATTGCGGGATATTATATTGGAGATGCTTCAGGTACAGAAATAACCTCTGAAAATTGCAACGATGGCGTTCAAAAATATATTTATGTTCAACTAGATCAGAATACTTCGCGTTACTCTCTTTATACCGAATTCACGTACAGTGTTAAAAGTCTGGAAACTAATGAGACTACCATAATAAGAGAATTTGGATGTTTTTATGAGCGAGAAGAAATACCTATTAATGCTCGTGCTATACCAATTAATTATCAATGCGGTGACGAGGTTTCGATTGATAATATTTATCTAACATTCTCAAATAACAAAAAGAATGCCTGCGGACAGAGTAGTAAATCTAAATGCTTTTCTACTAACAATCAGGAAATTGTTTTCACTCCTTTATATGCTAAAGCAACACCTAATGAATTGGAATGTTATGATTCTGAATTAGGAACCATACGCGTACAGGCATCAGGAGGGCGAGCACCTTACAGTTACAGCATAACTAGTGCTACTTCAGGCTACCAAAAGGAAAACTTATTCGAAATTTTAAAAGCTGGATCTTATGATGTATGGGTAAAAGATTCTGAAGCAAATATTTTTAAAATTCCTTCCGTAGTTATTACTCAGCCAGAGTCTCCTATCACAATGGATTTTGAAATTCAGCAACCCGTTTGTCCTGGCGATAACGCAACAGTAACGGTAAATTCTTCGGGAGGCACTCCAAAGATTGGAGATGAGGAGACGGCTTACGAATATCTTTGGAACGACGCATCTGGGTCTACAACAAAAACCTTAAATAATCTAGAACCAGGACAATATACAATTACCGTTATTGATGCTAATCAATGCCAAGCTATACGCACAATAAATATTACTGAACCAGAGCAATTAACTACAGCTATTACTGGCGAAGATAAAGTGCTGGGGTGTGGCTATTATCAAACTACATTAGAAGCCAATACTCCAGAGTTTGGTTCGGGCATATGGAGCGTGGTGAGTGGACCAGCAAATTATAACTTTATTAATCCGAGTGATCCTAATACCAATTTTATAGGTGATGAAGGCCAATATGTTTTAAGATGGACGGTATTTAATGAAAATTGTTCTAATTATGATGAGCTAAATCTTACCATTTCAGCGAATTGTAATAGCCTAGATTTTGACGGAAAAGATGATCATATTTTAATAGGCGACTCCTTTGGCATGGAGGATAAAGAAAGTTTTACTATTGAGGCATGGATTAAATCTGAAAGCAATACCGGAATTAAAACTATACTTTCCAAAAGAGATATTCAAAATATAAATGCCGGCGGGTACGATTTCATAATTAACTCAGGTTCCCCAACCTTTAGATGGAATGGAAATTCTGTTTCAACTTCACATAAAGTTGGCGAAGGTATTTGGCATCATGTTGCGGTTATATATAAAAACGGAAATATAAAATTATATGTAGATGGTATTCCTTTAGCCAACAAAGATGGGAATCTTCCTACTGCAGTACCTTATCCATTTATAATTGGTGCAGTGCATAATAGTACAAATCCAGACATTCCTTCTAATCATTTTGATGGTTGGATTGAAGAACTTAGAATTTGGAATAAAAGTCTTACTGAAAAACAACTAAGATTTTTAATGAATCAGCATATTGCCATTGCAAGTAATCCTTTACGTGGTAACGCTATACCTATTAATGTTCCCGGAAGCTTAAATTGGAATGATCTAGAAGCCTATTATCAATTAAAAGGTAACCCAGAGGCAATTGCAGAGGGATTAACTCCAGAAATTACTGGTAATCACAATAACGGTCTTATTCGAAATATAACCTCAACACAAGAGAACACGGCTCCGCTTCCTTATATTTTGAATGAGGAAAATCAAGATTGGACAAATCAAACCACCTGGTATTTACCTACATCGGTTAATGATTCTAAAGTTGCTGAAAGAGAAGTATGGAAAGTCCCCGGAAGTTATGGTATTGATGGACAGACGACCATAGATTGGAATATTGTTGAAATTTCGAAAGACATATTTTATCCCTACGCAAATTCAACAAAACCCTTACAAGTACTTGGGTTAATTTCTAATGCCGGTGTTTTAAATATGATGGGGATTAATCCTCCCGATGGCGGAACAGGAAATCCCTTAGTTATTACTGATTATTTAAAATTAAATGGAATTATAGATTTAAATGGCGAATCTCAATTAATACAAACTGATGGCAGCATTTTAGATCCTAATAGTACCGGATTTATACAAAGGGATCAACAAGGAACGGCGAATTCTTTTAATTATAATTACTGGTCTTCTCCTGTGAGTTCCAATTCTGTTAATTCTGGCTTCACTATTGGAGAAGTTTTAAAAGATGGTACCGATCCAGATAATATTCAGGATATTGCTTTTAAAAGACAATTTACCTGGGCAGATTCTAAAAACTATACAGGCCCAAAAAGAATTAGCACTTATTGGTTAAATAAATTCCATCAAATAGCTATATACTCAGGCTGGGAACAAATAAATGAAAATACCATACTAAAGCCAGGTGAAGGCTATACGATGAAAGGAACCTCGGGTTCTGTAGATATCTATTCTTTACAAAACTACACTTTCAAAGGTTTGCCCAATAATGGAAATATAACTTTAGGCATCGAACCTAACGAAATTTACCTAATGGGTAATCCCTATCCTTCCGCACTAGATGGGGAACAATTCATTCTTGACAATCTTGATAAAAAACAGGTAAATGGTGCTACCGGAGATAAAAACCTTTTTAATGGTGCCATCTACCTCTGGGATCACTTTGGTGATAGCAATTCGCACTATTTAAAAGACTATGTTGGTGGTTATGCTACGCTTAATTTAATAGGAAGCGTCCCCGCAATTGCTACAGATGAGCTTATTAACGCCAACAATACACAAAGTGATAGAAGACCGGGTAAATATATTCCGGTAGGGCAAGGATTTTTTGTAAATAGTTATCTAGATGCAGAAATAAGTGGTAATATCACCATTAGCTCGGGCGATATATTATTTAGAAATGAACAACGAGTTTTTGCTAAAGAAACAAATTCTTCTGAATCTCATTTTTTAAAACCCGAGATAAAATCAAAGAAAACTTCAGAAAATAAAACAATTACCCAGGCTGACACTCGACAAAAAATTCGATTAAACTATAAATCTCCGGGTGGGATGTACCGCGAAATTGTCGTAGGTGCAGATGAAAATGCAACATCTGAATTTGATCTTGGTTATGACGCCCCTCTTTATGACATGCAAAAGGAAGATATGTTTTGGCTAATGAAGAACCAGGCGCTGGTAATACAAGGAGTTCCAGATTTCAATAGTGACCGGGTTTTAGATCTTGGTGTAATTGTGCGATCTAGTGCCGAATTTTATATTGAAATAGACTCTTTAGAAAATATTTCTTCTGAAAAGGAAATTTACTTATTAGATCGCCAAGACAGCACGTATTTCGACTTAAGAGCTGAAAAATTTGTTGCAACTATAGATAGCGGTTATTACGACAAAAGATTTGCTATAACTTTCCAAAAAAGAGAAGATCCAACCGACGAGGAACAAGAAAATGATGACGACGATATTCCCGAAGAGGATGAGGATACAGAAGGCAATGGGGATGAGACAGATGGTGAATCAGATGGAGAACAAACAGAGGATGATGAAGACGAGGCTATCGATGATGATGAAAAACCTGAACCTCCAGAAACTCCAGAAGAAGATGACAGCTATCTAAGCGGGAAATTCCGAATTTTGTATTTGCGCGAAGATGATGCTGTTTATATAGAGAATCCAGAACGTATTGAAATTAACAATATTCTTCTTTACGGACTTAACGGTAGCTTTATAAAAGAATTTAAAAATATCCCTTTAGTGGAAGAAATATACATTCCGCTCGAAAAAGAAATGAGCAGCGCAGTATATATCCTAAAAATAAATACCACAAAAGGAGTTACCAATTTGAAGTTTGTAAGAAAATAG